The following proteins are co-located in the Candida dubliniensis CD36 chromosome 3, complete sequence genome:
- a CDS encoding histone deacetylase complex subunit, putative (Similar to S. cerevisiae HDA2;~In S. cerevisiae: subunit of a possibly tetrameric trichostatin A-sensitive class II histone deacetylase complex containing an Hda1p homodimer and an Hda2p-Hda3p heterodimer; involved in telomere maintenance), whose product MNLLDMLSKDPPSSLYNPEPEVNIQNNAISFNSNGISNGISISESQDTSTINNDSNSNNNNNNNSSSSTPNIIYLPTLLTELQKSLVEMTLHLFSSELLNTVRSKRLRTSIDNLLDSSNTIEESDKNTNENKISLCFEQLSMICNHPSLLIDHFIPKKMLLSETIERQLNLSGKLEILNRIIDTLIEEKPSKGYRIIVVANNVKELELVEGIVLGKTLYYINSANAKLFEDRRFIPDLKDKSSNKIFINLLTTQQLYNNYVSDKDGESYDLIFSFDPNLDAQTPSIEIFQLENNNQCPILVPIPVFTLEHIGLQLPQPRQIDFTDSIDTALNKWRVKCINTLVVNFFNLDEMSKEFFTENYGLNMKEFWNLMHNDRQSLSKLIQTYNDQLVLSFSDDKLIKKLNSFYNRYGSGGFDQISDANCHLFKSKLAEAVYQKFMDIDKEIEEIELNLNGKREFETARQLHYDDDEDFVASTYKRFKRLNDDASVSDRKLARVDTDLTKQKHKLIALNNKLEYLMDISDDELTDDELNDDEETSQTRTLESLQQKVEKLKQEFNRINEECDATREKYQSSSSVALQLSQKLIRLKQQNEKIDRKISGPGMAQLPELIEKDALLSYELKLKHLEKKNEFMQQFFSSKIESLYQERQQLLENSGSGANNRQNNRASRAATPL is encoded by the coding sequence ATGAATCTCCTTGATATGTTATCAAAGGATCCTCCGTCCTCATTGTACAACCCAGAACCAGAGgtaaatattcaaaataatgCAATCAGCTTTAACAGCAACGGAATTTCTAATGGCATTTCTATTAGCGAGAGCCAAGACACAAGCacaatcaataatgatagcaacagcaataacaataacaataacaacagtagtagtagtactcctaatataatatatctTCCGACATTGTTAACTGAATTACAGAAATCTTTAGTCGAAATGACGTTGCATTTGTTCAGTTCTGAATTGTTAAATACCGTGCGCTCGAAAAGATTGAGAACGAGCATTGATAACTTATTGGACTCATCGAATACTATAGAGGAAAGTGATAAAAATACTAATGAAAACAAGATATCATTATGTTTTGAACAACTTTCAATGATATGTAATCACCCttcattattgattgatcaTTTCATCCCCAAGAAAATGCTATTACTGGAAACAATTGAACGACAACTTAATTTGAGTGGTAAATTGGAAATCCTCAATCGTATTATTGATACTTTGATAGAAGAAAAGCCTTCCAAAGGATATAgaataattgttgttgccaATAATGTCAAAGAACTAGAACTAGTAGAGGGTATTGTTCTTGGCAAAACATTGTACTATATAAACTCCGCTAATGCAAAGTTATTTGAGGATAGACGCTTTATACCAGATTTGAAGGATAAGTCTAGtaacaaaatatttataaactTGCTTACTACACAGCAATTGTATAACAATTATGTATCTGATAAAGATGGCGAGTCCTatgatttgatattttcGTTTGATCCTAATTTGGATGCTCAAACCCCTAGTATTGAGATTTTCCAacttgaaaataataatcagtGTCCAATACTAGTGCCAATACCGGTGTTTACACTTGAACACATTGGTTTACAATTACCCCAACCGCGGCAGATAGATTTCACGGATTCCATCGATACAGCATTAAACAAATGGAGAGTCAAATGCATAAATACTTTGGTGGtgaattttttcaatttggaTGAAATGAGCAAAGAGTTTTTCACTGAGAATTACGGTCTTAATATGAAAGAATTTTGGAATTTGATGCATAATGATCGCCAAAGTTTGAGCAAATTGATACAAACTTATAATGACCAATTGGTATTGCTGTTTTCTGATGATAAActaatcaaaaaattaaattccTTTTATAATCGATATGGAAGTGGAGGGTTTGATCAAATAAGCGATGCAAACTGTCACCTATTCAAATCTAAGTTGGCTGAGGCGGTATATCAGAAATTTATGGATATAGATaaggaaattgaagaaatcgAGCTTAATCTAAATGGGAAACGGGAATTTGAGACAGCAAGACAATTGCATtatgacgatgatgaagattttgTTGCAAGCACTTACAAAAGATTTAAGAGGTTGAATGACGACGCCAGTGTGTCTGACCGCAAACTAGCTCGTGTAGATACTGATCTAACAAAGCAAAAACATAAATTGATTGCTTTAAACAATAAGTTGGAATATTTAATGGATATTTCAGATGACGAACTAACTGATGACGAActaaatgatgatgaagaaacaAGTCAAACACGAACGTTGGAGAGTTTACAACAAAAAGTGGAAAAACTAAAGCAAGAGTTTAATAGAATAAATGAAGAATGCGATGCAACTAGAGAAAAGTATCAATCTTCTTCTAGTGTTGCTCTCCAGCTATCACAAAAGTTGATCCGTTTAAAGCAACAAAATGAGAAAATAGACAGGAAAATATCGGGACCAGGAATGGCGCAGTTACCAGAgttgattgaaaaagatgCATTATTGAGCTATGAgttgaaattaaaacatcttgagaagaaaaatgaatttatgCAACAATTTTTCCTGTCTAAGATTGAATCGTTATATCAAGAACGACAGCAGTTATTAGAGAATTCTGGTTCAGGTGCCAATAATAGACAAAATAATCGTGCCAGTCGAGCTGCAACTCCACTTTAA
- a CDS encoding dihydrosphingosine phosphate lyase, putative (Similar to S. cerevisiae DPL1;~In S. cerevisiae: regulates intracellular levels of sphingolipid long-chain base phosphates (LCBPs), degrades phosphorylated long chain bases) — protein MIEFNSITIPRNFTEFQLTALQIYFQLKILFLTAYCTQGSFDFNGAICLARDVFFGYFVYIQLLKLYRVLRGYGIIESIRKLYRYVSSTVSSQIFLLPFIKSKIDKELQSTIVKVEEEIMKNDPQLLQFPALPEEGIEAANVSLELDKLQNLKHSDWINGRVSGAVYHGGENLLSLQVEAYKKYSVANQLHPDVFPGVRKMEAEVVHMVLDIFNAPSDGCGSTTSGGTESLLLAGLSAREYGKKYRGITEPEVIAPVTIHAGIEKACFYFGMKLHKVELDPVTFQVDVKKVERLINSNTVLICGSAPNYPHGIIDDIESLSKVAVKYHIPLHVDACLGSFIVSFLEKSKVHGDRKLPVFDFRLPGVTSISCDTHKYGFAPKGSSIIMYRSPKLRECQYYIASDWTGGMYGSPTLAGSRPGALVVGCWATLINIGKQGYTKFCYDIVSAAMKVKRAIENDPILSKHLQIIGDPIGSVISFQLAPQQLGNLSIYEISDLLTKKGWHFATLQNPSALHFAFTRLTVPVVDELIADLVDATKEAAAIAEEHKKNGVTKPPGDTAALYGIAGSVHTAGLADRLIVAFLDTLYKI, from the coding sequence atgattgaattcaattcaatcaCAATTCCTCGGAATTTCACTGAATTCCAACTCACGGCATTACAAATCTATTTTCAACTAAAGATTTTATTTCTCACCGCATACTGTACCCAAGGATCATTTGACTTCAACGGTGCTATTTGTTTAGCAAGAGATGTTTTCTTTGGCTATTTTGTATACATTCAATTGTTAAAGCTCTATCGAGTTCTAAGAGGGTATGGTATTATAGAGTCTATTCGAAAGTTATATCGATATGTTAGTTCTACTGTATCATCTCAAATCTTTTTATTACCATTtatcaaatccaaaattgATAAGGAATTGCAACTGACTATTGTCAAGGTAGAAGAAGAGATTATGAAAAATGATCCACAGCTATTGCAGTTTCCTGCATTGCCCGAAGAAGGTATTGAAGCTGCTAATGTTTCTTTGGAATTGGATAAATTGCAAAACTTAAAACATTCTGATTGGATCAATGGAAGAGTTAGTGGGGCAGTGTATCACGGAGGCGAGAATCTATTGTCATTACAAGTTGAAGCTTACAAGAAATATTCAGTGGCCAATCAATTACACCCTGATGTTTTCCCAGGTGTGCGTAAAATGGAGGCTGAAGTAGTTCATATGGTTTTGGATATCTTCAATGCTCCGAGTGATGGGTGTGGATCGACAACTTCCGGTGGCACAGAGTCATTGTTGTTAGCTGGGTTGTCGGCAAGAGAATATGGGAAGAAATATCGTGGAATAACTGAACCGGAAGTCATTGCCCCCGTGACTATACATGCGGGAATTGAAAAAGCctgtttttattttggaaTGAAATTACACAAAGTAGAATTGGACCCGGTTACATTTCAAGTTGACGTCAAAAAAGTAGAAAGATTAATCAATAGTAACACAGTATTAATATGTGGATCAGCGCCAAATTACCCTCATGGGATAATTGATGACATAGAGTCATTGTCCAAGGTGGCAGTTAAATATCACATTCCGTTGCATGTTGATGCATGTTTAGGATCATTCATTGTCTCGTTTttagaaaaatcaaaagtaCATGGGGATAGGAAATTGCCTGTATTTGATTTTCGATTACCAGGTGTCACATCGATTTCATGTGATACTCACAAATATGGGTTTGCTCCCAAGGGGTCTTCGATAATCATGTACCGTTCGCCTAAATTACGTGAATGTCAATATTATATTGCGAGTGATTGGACGGGTGGAATGTATGGATCCCCAACTTTGGCTGGCTCTAGACCAGGGGCTTTAGTAGTTGGATGTTGGGCTACTTTAATCAATATTGGGAAACAAGGATATACAAAGTTTTGTTACGATATTGTTCTGGCAGCAATGAAAGTTAAACGggcaattgaaaatgacCCAATACTATCCAAGCATTTACAAATCATTGGGGATCCAATTGGGTCAGTGATTTCATTTCAACTTGCACCTCAACAATTGGGAAATTTAAGTATTTACGAAATTAGTGATTTGTTAACTAAAAAAGGATGGCATTTTGCGACTTTACAAAACCCATCAGCATTACATTTTGCATTTACAAGATTAACTGTACCCGTGGTGGATGAATTAATCGCAGATTTGGTCGACGCTACAAAAGAAGCTGCAGCAATTGCCGAGGAACACAAGAAGAATGGGGTGACCAAACCTCCAGGTGATACTGCAGCATTATATGGTATAGCTGGCAGTGTACATACAGCTGGGTTGGCTGATAGATTAATTGTTGCATTTTTAGATACCTTATACAAGATTTGA
- a CDS encoding vacuolar integral membrane protein ydr352w homologue, putative: protein MPCSISFISTTFSTTSCISWMFAQLPQILENYRNKSAEGISPSFLILWFMGDFLSFTSCLINIDIVLDFQLYLSVFFLCNDVTLCFQYYYYNSVYPRLQQQQQQQSSSSYVSLNTERSDYSKLTMTNNEDRDISIYQAQDIQQIKHANSNQSTSEDCINSTPSSYNSINDNGNGNIIKKSIVGAILNTSHAAALPITTETFCKRDTDGNSTSSVGLYLAWGCTLVYCLSRCPQLYKNYKRKSVNGISPLLFASALMGNLTYTLSILTSCEFAFGSNRQGFILKELPYILGSAGTIVFDIAYFYQKYLYRNNGGNTTAMTLESWSDIETRRTNDN, encoded by the coding sequence ATGCCTTGTTCCATTTCATTTATATCTACAACATTTAGTACTACATCATGTATTAGTTGGATGTTTGCTCAGTTACCCCAAATATTAGAGAATTATCGAAACAAATCAGCTGAAGGAATATCACCGTCGTTTCTTATACTTTGGTTTATGGGAGACTTTCTAAGTTTCACGAGTTGTTTAATAAACATCGATATTGTATTAGATTTCCAATTATATTTAagtgtttttttcttatgTAATGATGTGACTTTATGTTTccaatattattactacAATAGTGTTTATCCTAGgttacaacaacaacaacaacaacaactgctgctgctgtaTGTGCTGTTGAACACCGAAAGAAGTGATTATTCCAAACTTACCATGACGAACAATGAAGATAGAGATATATCAATATATCAAGCACAAGatattcaacaaatcaaacatGCTAACTCAAATCAATCCACCAGTGAAGATTGTATCAACTCGACCCCCAGTAGTtacaattcaataaatgacAATGGCAATGGgaatataattaaaaaatccATAGTTGGAGCCATTTTAAATACCAGTCACGCCGCTGCATTACCTATCACGACAGAAACATTCTGTAAAAGAGACACAGACGGTAATAGTACCAGTTCAGTTGGGTTGTATCTTGCATGGGGTTGTACATTAGTTTATTGTTTGTCAAGGTGTCCCCAATTGtacaaaaattataaaagaaaatcagtCAATGGGATATCgccattattatttgcaTCAGCATTAATGGGCAATTTGACGTATACATTGTCAATTTTGACCAGTTGTGAATTTGCATTTGGCTCAAATAGACAAGGCTttatattgaaagaattgcCCTATATTTTGGGGAGTGCCGGTACAATTGTTTTCGATATTGCGTATTTTTATCAGAAATATTTGTATCGTAACAATGGTGGAAATACAACCGCTATGACATTAGAAAGTTGGAGTGATATTGAAACGCGTAGGACTAACGATAATTAG
- a CDS encoding vacuolar Fe2+/Mn2+ transporter, putative (Similar to S. cerevisiae CCC1), with protein MSLVAIKNGISKLVSKKDASDAELERVERLIDSNQIPYGSTDSNDERAQQIAREEAIIQAAASISAASSSENKEGEGVDSITAFFNTFDPRVMSDIIIGLSDGLTVPFALTAGLSSLGDSKLVITGGMAELVSGAISMGLGGYLAAKSESEYYFSQVKKEKLEFFKKPEAINQDAAEIMFELGASEQTIISFLKDLDAKPKNLIDFVIRYGKGLEEPAAGRELTSALTIGASYFLGGFVPLLPYFFTKEVGTGLIISVVAMLVVLMLFGYFKCSISMGEGCPNHKKFAAGFEMVVVGSIAAGAAWGLVFLIE; from the coding sequence ATGTCCCTTGTTGCAATAAAAAACGGTATATCGAAACTTGTACTGAAAAAAGATGCCTCCGATGCTGAACTTGAAAGAGTGGAAAGATTAATAGATAGCAATCAAATTCCGTATGGATCAACCGACAGTAACGATGAAAGAGCTCAACAAATTGCCAGAGAAGAAGCTATCATTCAAGCTGCTGCATCGATATCAGCAGCATCATCTAGCGAAAACAAGGAAGGTGAAGGAGTCGACAGCATTACTgcatttttcaatacttTTGACCCAAGGGTTATGTCAGATATCATTATTGGGTTGTCTGATGGATTGACTGTCCCATTTGCATTAACGGCTGgtttatcatcattaggTGATTCCAAATTGGTTATTACTGGTGGTATGGCTGAATTGGTATCAGGGGCCATTTCCATGGGATTAGGTGGTTATTTAGCAGCAAAGTCAGAATCCGAATATTACTTTAGTCAAGttaaaaaggaaaaattggaattcTTCAAGAAACCAGAGGCAATTAACCAAGATGCCGCAGAGATTATGTTTGAATTGGGGGCCAGTGAACAAACTataatatcatttttaaaagatttggatgcaaaaccaaaaaatttaatagATTTTGTCATCAGATACGGTAAGGGTTTGGAAGAACCAGCAGCAGGTAGAGAATTAACATCAGCTCTTACAATTGGTGCCTCATATTTCCTTGGTGGGTTTGTGCCATTATTGCCATATTTTTTCACTAAAGAAGTAGGTACTGGTTTAATAATAAGCGTGGTGGCAATGTTGGTGGTGCTTATGTTATTTGGTTATTTCAAATGTAGTATTTCCATGGGTGAAGGTTGTCCAAATCATAAAAAATTTGCTGCTGGTTTTGAaatggttgttgttggatcAATAGCAGCAGGTGCCGCTTGGGGATTAGTGTTCTTGATAGAGTAA
- a CDS encoding glutathione S-transferase, putative (spliced gene;~Similar to S. cerevisiae GTT1), translated as MSDTKIIVHWLNYSRSQRVLWLLEELNIPFELKVYLRNKQFRAPKELENVHPLGKSPVIEVVDTKTGESEVIAETGHIFNYILSNYDTTNILTPTDRKLQNQVNYFLHYAEGTLQPNLVALLVHGFAKQQAPFGTKFLMGLLVNGIDSMFYIPELKKNLNYLEDIIHKQHEKGSKYFVGDKLSGADIILEFPVITNIFQNKRGAQQFGAGDVEKTYPHLNQWAEDMQREPKYIKAQELVAKHETVKPNI; from the exons ATGTCTGACACCAAAATCATTGTTCATTG GCTTAACTATTCCCGTTCACAAAGAGTACTTTGGTTATTAGAAGAGTTGAATATCCCATTCGAACTAAAAGTTTATTTgagaaacaaacaattcaGAGCACCCAAGGAATTGGAGAATGTTCACCCGTTGGGGAAATCACCTGTAATTGAAGTTGTTGACACCAAGACCGGTGAATCAGAAGTCATTGCTGAAACTGGccatattttcaattacaTCTTATCAAACTATGACACTACCAATATCTTAACTCCCACCGATCGTAAACTTCAAAATCAAGTTAATTACTTTTTACACTATGCCGAAGGAACATTACAACCCAATTTGGTTGCTTTATTAGTTCATGGATTTGCTAAACAACAAGCACCATTTGGAACCAAATTTTTGATGGGATTGTTAGTTAACGGAATTGATAGTATGTTTTATATTcctgaattgaaaaagaatttgaattatttagaAGACATCATACACAAGCAACACGAAAAAGGCAGCAAGTACTTTGTTGGCGATAAACTTTCTGGAGCTGATATTATTTTGGAATTCCCTGTGATTACCAACATCTTCCAAAACAAACGTGGGGCTCAACAATTTGGTGCTGGAGATGTCGAGAAAACGTATCCACATTTGAACCAATGGGCAGAAGACATGCAAAGAGAACCCAAATACATCAAGGCTCAAGAATTGGTTGCCAAACACGAAACTGTCAAGCCCAACATCTAA
- a CDS encoding subunit of the prohibitin complex, putative (Similar to S. cerevisiae PHB1;~In S. cerevisiae: subunit of the prohibitin complex (Phb1p-Phb2p), a 1.2 MDa ring-shaped inner mitochondrial membrane chaperone that stabilizes newly synthesized proteins; determinant of replicative life span; involved in mitochondrial segregation) → MSQRIADFVSKIALPAGITIALAQSALYDVPGGKRAVIFDRLKGVKQGVVGEGTHFLVPWLQKAVIFDVRVEPRVITTTTGSKDLQNVSLTLRVLSRPEVRKLPTIYQTLGLDYGERVLPAIGNEILKSIVAQFDAAELITQREVVSARIRQELSRRAAEFNIELEDVSITHMTFGREFTKAVEKKQIAQQDAERSKFLVERAEQEKKAAIIRAEGEAESADVVSKALAKAGDGLLMIRRLEASKDIASTLANSPNITYLPNGGAGGGDSDGSKNSLLLNIGR, encoded by the coding sequence ATGTCACAACGAATTGCAGATTTTGTTTCCAAGATAGCATTGCCGGCCGGTATCACCATTGCATTGGCGCAATCGGCCTTGTATGATGTTCCTGGGGGTAAGCGTGCGGTTATATTTGATCGTTTAAAGGGGGTCAAACAGGGGGTGGTTGGTGAAGGTACCCACTTTTTGGTGCCGTGGTTACAAAAGGCGGTGATATTTGATGTTAGAGTTGAACCACGAGTgattaccaccaccacgGGGTCAAAGGATTTACAGAATGTTTCATTGACATTGAGGGTGTTGAGTAGACCTGAAGTAAGAAAGTTGCCCACCATTTACCAAACTTTGGGGTTGGATTACGGAGAAAGAGTGTTGCCTGCTATTGGTAATGAAATATTAAAGTCGATTGTGGCCCAATTTGATGCTGCCGAGTTGATCACCCAGAGAGAGGTTGTGTCTGCGAGAATAAGACAAGAGTTGTCGAGAAGAGCTGCGGAGTTCAATATAGAGTTGGAAGATGTGTCGATCACGCATATGACATTTGGCAGAGAGTTCACCAAGGCTgtggaaaagaaacagaTTGCACAACAAGATGCAGAAAGATCGAAGTTCCTTGTGGAGAGAGCAGAACAGGAGAAGAAGGCTGCGATTATCAGAGCTGAAGGGGAAGCAGAGTCGGCAGACGTTGTTTCCAAGGCATTGGCCAAAGCCGGGGACGGGTTATTGATGATCAGAAGATTGGAAGCATCGAAGGATATTGCATCGACGTTGGCAAACTCGCCAAACATCACCTATTTGCCTAACGGCGGTGCTGGTGGCGGCGACAGTGATGGATCTAAAAACTCATTGTTGTTAAATATTGGTCGTTaa
- a CDS encoding subunit of the origin recognition complex, putative (Similar to S. cerevisiae ORC3;~In S. cerevisiae: subunit of the origin recognition complex, which directs DNA replication by binding to replication origins and is also involved in transcriptional silencing), whose amino-acid sequence MRKQNINKQDIQITNSIQHLPMMQRKRSSPEDELSNSSDSESETPQLENDDDLKTHYYITPKTTSTESSFENVYCKVTSQTKRPHSDTTPFLSLFDGNESRENVSRRFELYNQVWANQLDKIQLILNNANDELFKDLIQFINLENLQQLAVGYVQLTTNTANNLRILQEFYQYIQRKSDYDYKLITLNSKHFTYNIKATLREVVKQFHETCEPVEEMYRLNYDLDAIDDWFNEERLNNSRLVLILEDTNLINNQLLNQLLKILQSYVGKWPLKIIMGLSCETVSSWINGNLTNELRIGIQGYKFKSNDNKSLGYIILNNLFLTPELTPENPLLINSTLSTIILNRFENSNNSIDALIAEIKLCYMIYFYRSPLSILIAEENPQPQKLYADGLRKLSSFKKYIELKLHQGDHSVKNLLNNDESVIKLFNEAGVNFRKFKLAVMNAINVIYQLHPNKPKQKFELYKLLINHKLLNSKYLYESVKNLSKLPDSVLGKVVIGLTDNCTEILDGITDNHLIKLIKDLGELSDLKGISEKLQNYFDNSILTTPLEYMVFHEVFSMDGGTIQEKFTKPPLFEENYENLMINLLRPNLRATLERGLDNCDTYLANPLITNEVEQPLIPPTLTHLFKLYKEAPTTINLYDFYQAFKSTLGQKELSLQLPANEDWDKLTYAWFVQNCHELMLMGILQQKPKGDFLEKAIWKGI is encoded by the coding sequence AtgagaaaacaaaacatcAATAAACAAGATATACAGATAACTAATAGTATTCAACACCTTCCTATGATGCAGAGAAAAAGATCATCTCCTGAAGATGAGCTTTCTAATTCTTCAGATTCAGAGTCTGAAACACCtcaattggaaaatgaCGATGATTTAAAAACACATTATTACATAACCCCCAAGACAACTAGCACCGAATcatcatttgaaaatgtCTATTGCAAAGTAACTAGTCAAACAAAACGACCACATAGCGATACCACGCCATTTTTAAGTCTATTTGATGGAAATGAGTCTAGAGAAAATGTGCTGCGTAGATTTGAGTTGTACAACCAAGTATGGGCAAATCAATTGGACAAAATTCAGttaattttaaacaatGCCAACGATGAATTATTCAAagatttgattcaatttataaatttagAAAACTTACAACAACTAGCTGTTGGCTATGTGCAGTTGACAACAAACACAGCCAATAACTTGAGAATCTTGCAGGAGTTTTATCAATACATTCAGAGAAAATCAGACTATGactataaattaattactCTTAATTCCAAGCATTTTACATACAATATAAAGGCAACCTTGCGAGAAGTTGTTAAGCAGTTTCATGAAACTTGTGAGCCAGTTGAGGAAATGTACAGGTTAAACTATGACCTTGATGCCATTGATGATTGGTTCAATGAAGAAAGATTGAACAACTCGAGGttagttttgattttggaagACACCAATTTGATTAACAATCAACTTTTGAATCAACTACTTAAAATATTGCAGTCATATGTTGGCAAGTGGCCTCTCAAAATCATTATGGGATTATCTTGTGAAACAGTCAGCTCATGGATAAATGGCAACTTGACTAATGAACTAAGGATCGGGATTCAAGGTTACAAGTTTAAAAgcaatgataataaaagcTTGGGATATATCATTTTGAACAACTTATTCTTAACACCAGAATTGACACCAGAGAACCCGTTGTTGATTAATAGTACATTAAGTACAATTATTTTGAACCGGTTTGAAAACTCAAATAATTCCATCGACGCATTGATTGCCGAGATAAAATTATGTTatatgatttatttttatcgACTGCCCTTGTCTATTCTCATTGCAGAAGAGAACCCGCAACCTCAAAAATTGTATGCAGATGGATTACGAAAGCTATCTTCgtttaaaaaatatattgaattaaaacTACACCAAGGCGATCACAGTGTCAAAAACTTGTTAAATAATGACGAATCAGTAATAAAACTATTCAATGAAGCAGGAGTCAATTTCcgaaaatttaaattagcTGTTATGAATGCCATAAACGTTATTTACCAGTTACACCCCAATAAACCGAAACAGAAATTTGAGctatataaattattaatcaacCACAAATTGCTAAACTCAAAATACTTGTACGAACTGGTGAAGAACTTGTCCAAACTACCAGATTCAGTTCTTGGGAAGGTAGTCATTGGATTGACAGACAATTGTACAGAGATACTAGATGGAATCACCGACAACCATTTAATTAAGCTTATAAAAGATTTAGGTGAATTATCAGACTTGAAAGGGATTAGTGAGAAacttcaaaattattttgataacAGTATTTTAACTACACCCTTGGAGTATATGGTATTTCATGAAGTGTTTTCAATGGATGGAGGAACAATCCAAGAGAAATTCACAAAACCACCTTTGTTTGAAGAGAATTATGAAAATTTAATGATCAACTTGTTGCGACCAAATCTAAGAGCTACACTAGAACGTGGCTTAGATAACTGTGATACATATTTGGCCAATCCTTTGATTACAAATGAAGTAGAACAACCATTGATACCACCAACATTGACCCATTTGTTTAAGTTGTACAAGGAAGCACCGACAACTATCAATTTATACGACTTTTATCAAGCTTTTAAGTCTACTTTAGGTCAAAAAGAGCTATCATTACAGTTGCCAGCAAATGAGGATTGGGATAAATTAACTTATGCGTGGTTTGTACAGAATTGTCACGAGTTGATGCTTATGGGGATTCTacaacaaaaaccaaagggtgattttttggaaaaGGCGATATGGAAAGGTATATAA